A single region of the Hyalangium ruber genome encodes:
- the bshA gene encoding N-acetyl-alpha-D-glucosaminyl L-malate synthase BshA produces MTDRLNLAITCFPTFGGSGLIATEIGLAMAERGHRVHFIARDLPVRLRGKGRQVLFHEVTESDYPALQNSGTYPLALASKMIEVAQYEKLDVLHVHYAVPHATAAWMAREVLGDKAPRIVTTLHGTDTTLVGIDPSYLPITRFSILRSDAVTTPSAFLRRATWEGFGIPESVPIEVIFNFVDTRHYAPNRDRTALRTLFPDLGDTEQVLIHVSNFRPVKRIQDVVSVFAEVHRRFQCRLVMVGDGPERSPAERRLRELGLEERVAFVGKQEQFVELLAASDVFLLPSEQESFGLAALEALSCGVPVVASHIGGVPELVDHGETGYLAPVGEVATMAAHVLTLLRDRARWDSFSRRARERVLERFQLAPAIDRYEALYRRLVAGADGR; encoded by the coding sequence ATGACCGACCGCCTCAACCTGGCCATCACCTGCTTTCCCACCTTTGGCGGCAGCGGTCTGATCGCCACCGAGATCGGCCTGGCGATGGCGGAGCGCGGCCACCGCGTCCACTTCATCGCCCGGGATCTGCCGGTCCGCCTCCGAGGCAAGGGCCGACAGGTGCTCTTCCACGAGGTGACCGAGAGCGACTACCCGGCGCTCCAGAACTCGGGCACCTACCCGCTGGCGCTCGCCTCCAAGATGATCGAGGTGGCCCAGTACGAGAAGCTCGACGTGCTGCACGTCCACTACGCGGTGCCCCACGCCACCGCCGCGTGGATGGCGCGCGAGGTGCTCGGCGACAAGGCGCCGCGCATCGTCACCACGCTCCACGGCACCGACACCACACTGGTGGGCATCGACCCCAGCTACCTGCCCATCACCCGCTTCTCCATCCTGCGCAGCGACGCGGTGACGACGCCCTCGGCGTTCCTCCGGCGCGCCACCTGGGAGGGCTTCGGCATCCCGGAGTCCGTCCCCATCGAGGTCATCTTCAACTTCGTGGACACGCGGCACTACGCGCCGAACCGCGATCGCACGGCCCTGCGCACGCTCTTCCCGGACCTGGGAGACACCGAGCAGGTGCTCATCCACGTGTCGAACTTCCGGCCCGTCAAGCGCATCCAGGACGTGGTGTCCGTCTTCGCCGAGGTACACCGCCGCTTCCAGTGCCGGTTGGTGATGGTGGGCGATGGGCCGGAGCGCTCCCCGGCCGAGCGCCGGCTCCGGGAGCTCGGCCTGGAGGAGCGCGTGGCCTTCGTGGGCAAGCAGGAGCAGTTCGTCGAGCTGCTCGCCGCCTCCGACGTCTTCCTGCTCCCCAGCGAGCAGGAGAGCTTCGGCCTCGCCGCGCTGGAGGCGCTGAGCTGCGGCGTCCCCGTGGTCGCCAGCCACATCGGCGGCGTCCCGGAGCTGGTCGATCATGGAGAGACCGGGTACCTGGCGCCCGTGGGCGAGGTGGCGACCATGGCCGCCCACGTCCTCACGCTGCTCCGGGACCGGGCCCGCTGGGACAGCTTCTCGCGCCGTGCGCGCGAGCGCGTCCTCGAGCGGTTCCAGCTCGCGCCGGCCATCGACCGCTACGAGGCGCTCTACCGGCGACTCGTAGCGGGGGCCGACGGCCGCTGA
- a CDS encoding DUF2911 domain-containing protein — translation MKNVALGSLVAVLAALISLPASAQLQLPAPSPAAKVTQTVGVTDITVDYSSPGVKGRKVYGDLVPWDKPWRAGANASTKITFSKDVTFGGKPVPAGTYVIVAFPGQKGWQVALNKELGLWQGKQYEASNDVVRVAATTAQIPNRERLTYIFSNTTDNDTSLDLEWEKTRVSVQIKADTAAHAQANIKNALDNAWRPHISAASYVAENSKDLDLALKYADTSIAIDSNWYNNWIKAELLAKKGNYAEARKHAQVAWDLGQKAPNFFFKDAVAKALADWKDKK, via the coding sequence ATGAAGAACGTTGCTCTCGGAAGCCTGGTAGCGGTGCTCGCGGCGCTGATCTCGCTGCCCGCTTCGGCTCAGCTCCAACTGCCGGCCCCCAGCCCGGCGGCGAAGGTGACGCAGACGGTGGGCGTCACCGACATCACCGTCGACTACTCCAGCCCTGGCGTGAAGGGCCGCAAGGTCTACGGCGACCTGGTTCCCTGGGACAAGCCCTGGCGCGCCGGTGCCAACGCCTCCACGAAGATCACCTTCAGCAAGGACGTGACCTTCGGTGGCAAGCCCGTCCCCGCGGGCACCTACGTCATCGTCGCCTTCCCCGGCCAGAAGGGCTGGCAGGTGGCGCTGAACAAGGAGCTCGGCCTGTGGCAGGGCAAGCAGTACGAGGCCAGCAATGACGTGGTGCGCGTGGCCGCGACGACCGCGCAGATCCCCAACCGCGAGCGCCTGACGTACATCTTCTCCAACACGACCGATAACGACACCTCGCTCGATCTGGAGTGGGAGAAGACCCGCGTCTCGGTGCAGATCAAGGCCGACACGGCGGCGCACGCCCAGGCCAACATCAAGAACGCGCTGGACAACGCGTGGCGCCCGCACATCAGCGCGGCCAGCTACGTGGCGGAGAACTCGAAGGACCTCGACCTGGCGCTGAAGTACGCGGACACCTCCATCGCCATCGACTCCAACTGGTACAACAACTGGATCAAGGCGGAGCTGCTGGCGAAGAAGGGCAACTACGCCGAGGCCCGCAAGCACGCGCAGGTGGCGTGGGATCTGGGCCAGAAGGCGCCCAACTTCTTCTTCAAGGACGCGGTGGCCAAGGCCCTCGCGGACTGGAAGGACAAGAAGTAG